The DNA region CGGGCTGCTGACTCCCTGGCAAGTCGAGAAATTGCTTGAGCTGCGCCATCGCGGATTCTTCCTGGGCAAGCACAAATTGCTGGGACATCTCGGCACCGGCGGCATGAGCACCGTGTACCTGGCAGAGCACACGTTGATGCATCGCCGCGACGCCATCAAGGTATTGCCGGGGCATCGTGTGGAGGATTCCTCGTATCTGGAACGCTTCCATCGCGAGGCGTACGCGCTCACGAAACTCGATCATCCGAATATTGTCCGCGTTTACGACGTGGGCAGCGAAATTGGCACCGGTGGCGCCGCCCGCGAAGTGCACTTCATCGTGATGGAGTACATCGAAGGGCAAGACTTGCAGCGGCTGGTGGATGCTGCCGGGGTGATGCCTTACGTGACGGCGGCGAACTACATCGCACAGGCCGCCGATGGCTTGACCCACGCGCATGAGGCGGGGCTGATCCATCGCGATATCAAACCGGCCAACTTGTTGGTCAATCCCAAGGGGGTCGTCAAGATCCTCGACATGGGTCTCGCCAAGTTCGAGGAAGATGAGAAGAAGGCCTCGCTGACCATCGCGAATGATGAAAACGTGATGGGCACGGCCGATTACCTGGCGCCGGAGCAAGCGCTCGACAGTCATGCTGTCGATTCCCGGGCCGATATCTACAGCCTCGGCTGCACGCTCTACTTTGTATTGACGGGCCATCCGCCGTTCCCCGACGGTACGTTGCCGCAGCGGCTGATGATGCATCAGACGAAGGAACCCGGGGCGATCACCAAGGATCGCCCGGACTGCCCGCCGGAACTGGTCGCCATCTGCAAGAAGATGATGGCGAAGCGGACC from Planctomycetia bacterium includes:
- a CDS encoding serine/threonine-protein kinase; translated protein: MARFESKSKVPASKFLELAGKSNLAPAEALKQAVEEFKALNSGQLPEDAGEIGGFLIDRGLLTPWQVEKLLELRHRGFFLGKHKLLGHLGTGGMSTVYLAEHTLMHRRDAIKVLPGHRVEDSSYLERFHREAYALTKLDHPNIVRVYDVGSEIGTGGAAREVHFIVMEYIEGQDLQRLVDAAGVMPYVTAANYIAQAADGLTHAHEAGLIHRDIKPANLLVNPKGVVKILDMGLAKFEEDEKKASLTIANDENVMGTADYLAPEQALDSHAVDSRADIYSLGCTLYFVLTGHPPFPDGTLPQRLMMHQTKEPGAITKDRPDCPPELVAICKKMMAKRTKERYQSAAEARDALSAWLATQGESAGAGGSSDRLAQLIAQAAKPPDATGAPPRKKKGRGSSTVVPRRKEYTVDELIALTDTDADLNRPTVKESRPLNQIITGSRPNLEGDSQGPRSSVGSGINPGNESTVVKRRDYEDIPAVVIKQDNWTALLQAEKNAQRAEQTEEKTELEKKEDADQATYLIIAAIAGASILIIGIVAMIVVLNR